ccccccccccggctcgacCACCCTTACCCCTGATGTGACCCGACTGCCCCTGCCCCCGCTCCGACCAGGTCTACCCCTCGCGGTGTGTCCAAGTCCGCACTCGCCCCCTCCCGGCCTGAAGGCCAACCCTCCCAGACAGCCTTCGCCAGGATTGAGGCCCCTCCTTCCTGGACTGAGGTCTCTCCCTCCTGGACTGAACCAACCCCCGGGCTACCCCCCTTCCTCTTCCCCATCGTGGACTGACCGATCCGGCCCAATCCCCCCCAAATTCCCTTAACGTATATTTATCCGGTCTCtgtaaattgtccctttaaacctCCCTCTTTATGGCAGCTGATCTGTAAAAAGGGGGAGTGACTGACCTCTCTACGCCCCAGTTACTCCACGATGATGCCGTCGGGGGTGGTcttcgctgctcctctctcacccagcctgagtgaggagggTTGGGCGAGAGAGCAGCATAGTAATTACAGCGTAGCTCAGTCTGGCGAGAGTGGCAATCTGACGGAGATCGTGTAAGGGACAATGTTTCATCCTCATTCCACATTTTCCTCACTGACCCTTTTCCCGGTTTCTTTTGTCCCCAGTCGTTGATTTCTCTACGATTTTCATCAATAAATGTCCCCACTCTGATAAGTGAGGTGATCAGTAACATGAAGAAACGTGGGGATGGATATTACGAACCGATTCCTCTCCAGCCGGACGATGTGCGGTCGATATTCCTGAACAGAACCGCAATCGACACGGTGTTGCCGGGCGGGCGAATCATTGTGAATGGATCCGTGTTCAAACCGCTGGAGAGTAACCTGGATATTTTACTGAAGCGAGATATCGTCTGGAGAGCTGATCGAAAGAATAACACACGGGCTGTGAGTTTGGGCTCAGCTCCCTACAGAGATCCCATGGGGGACTGTATTTTTAGGATCAACATGTTTGGGGAAGATTTATCAGCTGTGAAAAGTGTCTTCCTTGCTCAGCTACAAAGCCTGCCTCCTTTACAAGACAATGTAATCTGTCTCCtgtctgtaaatccatcactgtccCCACAGATGTGGGAATTCTGTATCAATGAAATGGGGCTTGAGAAAGGGAAGCAATACTGGAATGATGAGATTATAGTGGAGGAAGATATTTTGCAAAACTTTTATTGATGATAATGAACAGATTCTTTATCCCTGCCTTACCAATAAAACAAATTCTGCTCCAAATCCTTGTCTTCTTCTGCCATTTTCCTACATCCTTGCTCTTTTCTCCTCTTCCCGTTATTTTGCGACCTGTAGTCCACAGAAGTAAAACATCACAGATGTCGTAAATCTAAAATAAATGCTGGAAAtcaccaggcagcatctgtggagagagaaatcgaGTGAACGTCTGTGGTTATTTGTGGCGATTGTCCActtcagggcaacacagcagagtaagggtaacctggcttgggggaccaattgaAACGCAGAGTGGTTAATCACCCCAGGTGTAAAAATCCTCCTATTTATATCTGATTTCCCGAGTGTATTTCCTTTATATCTTAGTTATCTTGGACGTGAGAGCATTTGTATCTGGACGATTACTGAAATGCCCCCGGCAGGTGTGCTGTTTGCTGAGGCCACTGGAGACCCCCGGTACCAGTGTTATTTGGTCTGCCCCAGTAACTATTTTATGATGGATTTGGCTGGTAGCCTATCGGCTACTTTGATTTTCCGGGACTTGACTGGCCTACAAAGGCTTCAACCTCAGCAAAAAGAACATACCTCTCTTACATCCACATTTTAATGCCCTACCAATTTACCCCTAGCCATTCCTCTGTGTgcttctgtcttgtgtgtgtttgggtaaaggGTGGGACGGTGAAAGGGGAAAGTAATAGATTAGCAGGGGGTTATTCTCATTTAATTGCTGCACCTTTTAAACGTTTTCTTGCTTTAAATAAACCATTTTTTGTGTTTTACTTACTAATCTGGTGTGCCTAGGTCATTGGAGAAGCCGAGGGCCAAGGATCTTGAAAACTTTATATGAATTATTGATTGATTCACTTACGTTGCGATTACGGGTCAAGGGGGGATGGAATTGACTACGCCCTATCCAAGGGGGCCGTAATACAGGAGGTGGGGTCCTGAAAGGGTCCTAGGTGAGGCCATGTGGCTgctgttgccatgccaggctgtgatgcagccggataggatgctctctatcgcacatctgtagacgtttgtgagagtcgatgcagacatgccgaatttctttagcttccgcaggaagcagagacgttgttgggctttcttgactgttgcatcaacgtgagtggcccgggacagactgttggtgacggTGACTcctaggaacttaaagctatcaaccatcttcacttcggagccattgatgcagacggtggtgtgtgtcgtgctacacttcctgaagtcaatgatcagttccttggtctttctcacatttagagagaggttgttttcggtacaccgtgcaaccaagtgGTTTATCTCACAACCAAGTGATTTATTTCCTTACCCTGTCAGGGACCAATTCAGGTCAAGACATTTTCTACATTTCGTATAAGACTGTTTAAAATGACAAATTCTTCATTTCACATTATTAATTTATTGAATATATATTGAAGGAGGCAGGACTGGACACACATATCTCTCTCGATTACAGGGAGGTGCCCTTGTACAGGACAAACACCTCAGCGACTGCAGTACTTTAAGTTCATGACATTGACCCTCGTACAGGACGAAGGCACCTGATGTGAGAGGaatgtggatggtgagggatacaAGGGAGTGGCCAGAGTCAGCCTTTTCTCAGAGAGAGAATGGAAGTTTGCGATGCAGATTGATGGAGTTATGGAcgcaaagacagacagagagacaaggACAGGAAGATACTGATAGATAcataaacagagagagacagagagggaaagactGGGAGATCGGGAGCTTCATGTCGGGGACCGTGAGGAGGACAATGTGGAGTAAAGGGTGAAGATTAATGATAGCATGTGTGCAAGGCACTGAGTCACGTTATCTAAAGGGGAGAGACTTTGCGgtgctccagtgcagagggatctgggcgtcctcgtgcataaatcacaaaaaactagcatgcaggtgatAAGGAAGGTGGAATTTGTACCTTgaaagctaaaggaatagagtataaaagtagggaagtgttgctgtaaCTGGCATTGGTGAGACTATGCCTGtaaaaggcattggtgagactacgcCTGtaaaaggcattggtgagactacgcCTGTAAAAGGCATTGGTTAGACTACGCCTGtaaaaggcattggtgagactacgcCTGTAAAAGGCATTGGTTAGACTATGCCTGtaaaaggcattggtgagactacgcCTGCAAAAGACATTGGTTAGACTACGCCTGTAaaaggctttggtgagaccacacctggagtattgtgcacagttttggtccccttattttagCAGGGATGTAGTTACAGTAGAATCCAACAAAGAGATACACAGGAACGCGCAGTAGGATAAAATGAACACGTTTATTTAGATATTCACACTTAAAGCAACTCACTCTCCTCGTCCCAATGGGTCAtcctccccaacctgcacccaggTTGAGGTTTTTATACGGTGAGGTtcctccttgttaaggggaaactccGCCCCATTTcacaggggagggggagcagttc
This window of the Scyliorhinus torazame isolate Kashiwa2021f chromosome 31, sScyTor2.1, whole genome shotgun sequence genome carries:
- the LOC140404573 gene encoding histidine N-acetyltransferase-like, producing the protein MVKCLPLIFLLCRSVKYSESDLDFCLATGKDFKQVQSLYNDETDYMPSVYHSWLRERNRMVMLAKRMGQVIGVCSSHIVDDGQASLIEVLKVAASERGKGAARLTYRQLIGLVRARYPEVKKQSFITDHKLDRGLCVLGKQSLISLRFSSINVPTLISEVISNMKKRGDGYYEPIPLQPDDVRSIFLNRTAIDTVLPGGRIIVNGSVFKPLESNLDILLKRDIVWRADRKNNTRAVSLGSAPYRDPMGDCIFRINMFGEDLSAVKSVFLAQLQSLPPLQDNVICLLSVNPSLSPQMWEFCINEMGLEKGKQYWNDEIIVEEDILQNFY